The DNA sequence TGGATCATGTAGGAGAGTGTTTGGagtatttttctaaaattttgattattgctctatcatttttcaaaaaaaaaaaaaacaaaagaacagacacttaaaaaaaaaaaagtaattgggatgtatattttttaaaaaaatcaaatatagatatttattaaaataaatatcacAGTATAGTGACATATGAATTATAAAACaatcatttattttttctcttcttttctattttaaataaaaaaatatatttattaaaataaacattgCAGTATAATGACATATGAATTATAAAGTAATCAATGAtacttttttttgttagtaGATACAGAtggaaatataaaaatatcgaGTTCACTATTGACCACTTTTAATTGTGAGTACTGAGTACAAATTCAACAAAGAAAAAAAGTTAAGGGATCAAGAATGAGTGcaatttttcaataaataatcTTGTATACATGTGTACGATCATGcaattttctataaaaaaaaactaataatttaataagctaatctctaaaaaatttcttttattaacaAATGAATCACTGAATTAtctttattaatattaaataaataattaaaaataattgataaaaatttcatcattaattatttaactaataaaGATAGCAATATAGTAGTTGAATCCATAGGTAACTGAGTTAACTAACTCATATGAAATTGACACGTGTCTTTTGGCAGGTTACTCAACAAATCAGTGGCAGTTTTGGGCCAAAAGAACAGTTAATATTCTGATATTAACCTATTTCATTATAAATTTCCTTCTTAACAAACCCAGAGAGAACAAAACTGAAGTAAcagttaataaggaaaattaACAACACTGAAGAGCACTTTCACTTGGGCTCATACATTATTCTTTCTGTAACTGGATAAAGCATCATATAGAAGAAGTTTTATGGGTTTTTGTAGATTTGGAAGAACCAAAACAAAAATTGGCAGACACAGACAGTGTGAAGAGAGTATATTTGTTTTGAATGATTTGGAATGGATCTCTAAAATTCCAGAATGTCCAGTGTATCATCCATCAGAGAAGGAGTTCAAGAACCCTCTGATATATCTACAAAAGATTGCTCCCGAGGCTTCAAaatttggtatatatatatgaatcatCATAACACATTATCATGTGCATGGTGACTTAGGACAAGTAGTTTCTGCATTTCTAGGCCCCTTCTTTTTCCTACTTCATcaaatctttttgttttcttattaCATACTTATGCTGCAGGAATATGCAAAATTGTTTCTCCTGTAATTGCTTCTATTCCTGCTGATGTTGTCTTAACGAAAGAAAATAAGAACTTCAGGTTTGAAACAAATGTGCAGCCTCTTCGGCTTTCTAAATGGAATGAGAAAAATATAATGAACTTTTCAATGAGTGGAAGGTAAGAGAACATTCCCATCATTCTTTAAAACTTTTATGGTTCCCAAAAGTtgcaaatattttatttattgcttcttaatttatATATGTCAGAAAATACACATATCATGAATTTGAGGCTCTAGCAAATCAGGCTTTTATCGGTTCGGCCGATGTGGAAAAAGAATTCTGGCATGAGATGGTGAACGGAGAGAAGGGAACCGTTGAGTACGGAGTCAATATTGAGGGCAGTGCCTTTTCATGCCATCCTAATGACAAGCTTGGAAGAAGCAAATGGAATTTGAAggttggatttttattttttgctgaATCTATATTACAATTTGTTTCTGCATGTGTTTATTTTTCTAACTCACTGAATTGATATCAGAATTTTTCAAGACTGCCGCAATCTACATTGAGATTAGTTGGCAAAGAAATTCCAGTAAGAAAAAGTTTccaaagatttttttttaagttgaaGTTAGAACCTCTCTTTTCTACTAATTTCCATGTGAATTTGCTTCTAGGGAATAACTGATCCTATGCTTTATATTGGGATGCTGTTCAGCATGTTTGCATGGCATGTAGAAGATCATTACTTGTATAGGTATTTTTTCATGATTCAGTTTGCTACTCCGTTAATTATCTTCATCACCATTATTGCTAAACTAATTTTCTTTCATGTTATTTCTGTTTCACTTTATTTGCAGCATAAATTATCACCATTCAGGTGCTAACAAAACTTGGTATGGAGTGCCTGCTCATGCAGCCTCTCAGTTTGAAAATGTTGTATTGCATCATGTGTATAACCATAAAATCATGTCGAAACATGGCGAAGACGAGGCTTTCCAGCTTCTTGCGCATAAAACTACAATGTTCCCTCCAAATATATTGCTACAACATGGTGTTGCTGTTTACAAGGCTGTGCAGAAGCCAGGGGAGTTTGTCATCTCCTTTCCTAGAGCATATCATGCTGGATTTAGTCATGGTAATGTATCTATTTTAGATCCATGCCATTTTTTTCTCTGTGTACTTCGTGTTGTATTTTGTAAGTATCTTAAGACAGAAAGTATGAGATATTGCCACAGTGACAAGATAGAAAAGTTGTGTCTCTATTCTTATTCCATTGTCCCTAGTTTTTGAGTGGATAGAAGATTGCACAAATTTTTTTCTAAGAATGTAATCTTTTGTGTACTTTTTATCTTGAGATAGTTATCAAATGGAGCATTATGCAAATATATGAGTTCTGAAGGTAGAGTAATTTGATCCTTTGTTTATGCAGGTTTTAACTGTGGAGAAGCAGTGAACTTTGCTATTGGAGACTGGATTCCAATGGGGGCTATAGCTAGCACTCGTTATGCATATCTCAAAATGCTTCCTATAATTCCATTTGAGGAACTTCTTTGTAAAGAGGCAATGCAGTTTTATAAGTCCTCAAAAGTAAGAGGTTCAATGAGCAAAAATATTGATTTCCAATCTTATCTTGCAACTGTTGCGTCTTTCGTGCAGCTTATGCAATTTTATGAGAAGGCCCTTTCGCGACTTAAAGCTTCCAGAGAATGTTCAATTTCTTCGAATACTGTAGGTACCTTGATTTGTAGCAACTGCCATAGAGATTGTTATGTAGCTTACTTGATGTGCAAGCACTGCTATTCTCTTCCCATTTGTCTTTACCATGGTAAGAGTATTATTATATCTTTGTTTTGAGAAATCTTACCATGAAAATTTGAATCATACtctttattttgttgttttagaCATTGCATTGCAGAGGTGTTCATGTGGGAGAAAATATACTGTTTATAAAAGGGACAATTTTCTAGAATTCGAGGATGCTGCTAAGAGTTTTGAACAAGAAGAATGTGTTAAGTTAAAACTTAAAGGGAAGGTGAATTTTGAAGTAGACATGTTATCCCCTGGAAATGATTATGATTGCATCCAAGATTCCCATGTaagaatatacaaattaaatcaTGAGAATGACTATAGTTTTGATGGTTAGGAATGCTTTTTTTGGCATTGTCTAAGTAATGTTTTCTTTTGAAACATGAATACAGAACAATCCTTGGCATGAAGAAAAAGGTAGCATCCAAGCAATTACTTCCATGGGGTTAGTTTCTGAACAGAAAACAAGAGAAATGACCTGCTTAAAGATCAAGttagaaaagatgaagaaggaaaaaacaAAGCATGGTAGAAAAAGATGCTCTCCAACAGTGAATGGATACCAGAAAACAAGTACAGTAAAAATTGAGAGAAAAGCGAAGGTTAAAAAATGATGAGTTGCTCATGCATGAACCTGGTCACTAACTTTTAGACAAGTCCATGCATCTGTAACTATTCTTATTCATTAATGATGTGCATATTAGTTTAGAGCTTAGAATTTGTTTTGTTgtaattagtttatttttgCTATTGGTTTAGGCAGTATAGGATTTATGAAGGAATGTACATTGACTTTTATTTGCATCAATACTTTGCAGTTTGCATAGTTCCCTTGTGtaagctattttttttttctttttaagtaaATGTTCATTACATGAAATAAA is a window from the Arachis stenosperma cultivar V10309 chromosome 3, arast.V10309.gnm1.PFL2, whole genome shotgun sequence genome containing:
- the LOC130965421 gene encoding lysine-specific demethylase JMJ13-like, with protein sequence MGFCRFGRTKTKIGRHRQCEESIFVLNDLEWISKIPECPVYHPSEKEFKNPLIYLQKIAPEASKFGICKIVSPVIASIPADVVLTKENKNFRFETNVQPLRLSKWNEKNIMNFSMSGRKYTYHEFEALANQAFIGSADVEKEFWHEMVNGEKGTVEYGVNIEGSAFSCHPNDKLGRSKWNLKNFSRLPQSTLRLVGKEIPGITDPMLYIGMLFSMFAWHVEDHYLYSINYHHSGANKTWYGVPAHAASQFENVVLHHVYNHKIMSKHGEDEAFQLLAHKTTMFPPNILLQHGVAVYKAVQKPGEFVISFPRAYHAGFSHGFNCGEAVNFAIGDWIPMGAIASTRYAYLKMLPIIPFEELLCKEAMQFYKSSKVRGSMSKNIDFQSYLATVASFVQLMQFYEKALSRLKASRECSISSNTVGTLICSNCHRDCYVAYLMCKHCYSLPICLYHDIALQRCSCGRKYTVYKRDNFLEFEDAAKSFEQEECVKLKLKGKVNFEVDMLSPGNDYDCIQDSHNNPWHEEKGSIQAITSMGLHSSLV